A segment of the Nitrosopumilus sp. genome:
ACAAATTTTACGGAATTTCAACTCACAGATGTATGGAGTTTTCACCAGCTGGCATGTATTGTGAGAACAGATGTGTATATTGTTGGAGACCAATGGAGTTTTATGATTCAATGAATATGGATCTAGAACAAGTTGCAGAACCTGCAGACATCTTGACAAAGTTGATGGCAGAAAGAAAAAAGCTGATCAATGGGTTTTACGGAGACTCTAGAAATGATAAACAAAGACTGGATGAATCATTACTTCCCAGTCATTATGCAATATCACTGTCAGGTGAACCAACAATGTATCCCAAATTACCAAAACTAATCAAATACCTAAATTCATTGGAGCAAACAAAGTCAGTTTTTCTTGTAACCAATGGACAAGAGCCAGATATGATTCAAAAATTACAAGATGAAGATGCGTTACCGACACAGCTCTACCTGTCAACAAATGCTGCAGACTATGAATCATTTATGAAGATAAATAAACCAAGATATGATGATTCATGGGAAAGGTGGAATAGAACACTAGGAATGCTAAAGGATTTGGATACCAGAACAGTATTACGAATTACTTTGATTCGAGATTACAATGATCAGAAAGAATCAATCCCAGCATTTGCAGAAATGTTCAGAAAAGCAAGTCCACACTTTATTGAAATTAAATCATACATGCACATCGGGCGCTCAACAAACAGATTAGAACATGAAAACATGTTAGAGATGGACGAAGTAAAGCAGTTCAGCAATGAAATCGTAAAACAAAGTAAAATATTTTCAATAATGGATGAAAGCTTGGTTTCAAGGATTTCAGTTTTACAAAATAATGAACGATTAATTGATCGTTTTATTCCTACTTATGCAAATACCAATTAGAGAATTTTTTTAGGGATTTGTATCTGTGAGATAATTGGTTTTTAACATTAGTTTCAGCAAATGTTTTGTCTGAATTGTTTGGAACAAATATCGGATCAAACCCCCAACCTTTTCCTTCTTGAGATTTAGAGATAATTCCACTTGATATTCCATCAAAAGATTCTAAAATTGCATCATCGCAATAAGTGATGATTGAAATAAATTTTGCCTGTCTTTTATTTTTTAAAAGATCAAGAATTCCTTCGTTTCCAATAGTTTTAAAGACATATGACGAATATGGACCAGGGAAACCATCAAGAGAATCAATGAACAACCCATCATCCTCAATGATCAGTGGTTTTTTATGTTTGAAAAATGCATTTTGTGCTTTTTTTATTGCAATGTCATTAAGAGAGTTTGATTGGATTTCCTCTAAATCGGATTTTAAAAAACCAAGTTTTATTCCAAAAGAATCTAAAATTTTTTTGCCTCATGATATTTGTGGCTGTTCGAAGAAACAAAGAATAGATCAAACGACTTCGGCATATCTACCACGGCTTTCAATATCTGAGACCAATTTAGTGATTTTGGCATGATATGAATTCCCAACTACAGATTTGTATCCACATAGGAAATTTTTCCATGAGGACATCATAATTTTGGCATGAGCACTATTGAGAATTTCTTTAATTAATCTCAGATCCACTGCATGATCTTCAGGTTTTATTGTATTTTGAGACAATCCAAAATCAATTACAAATACAGTGCTTCGAAATAAGATAAAATTCGAAGTCGTCAAATCGCCATGCATAACTCCATTTTTGTGCAATATGCCAACCAATTTTCCAATTTCTTTAGATAATTCAATGATTTTTGATTCAGACAGATCATGAACAGGTCTTCCCGGAATTTCTTGCATCAGGATTGACGTGGTTTTTAAATTTACAAAATAAATTAGAGGTGTAGGTATACCAAATGATTTGACAGAGGAGATCATCACAGATTCTTTAATTGTTCTTTGTTTACGAATTCTTGAATCAAGTGAAGGGTCACGATAATTTTTTGCTTTTCTAATTTTTAAAATTGCTCTGGAATTTTTCCATTTAGTTTTATACAGATCAGCTTCAGCTCCTTTTTTAAATAATTTCATTAACATTATATCTGAAGGAATTCAATAAAAATTAATCATGAAAGATGGAGAAAAAAGAATAAAGCAAGAGGACTGTAGTGAAGACAGTTTAGGTCCAGGCATTTTAACATTAACAAATAAACGACTAGCTTTTGATAAAACAAATTCAAGAATAATGGATTTTTCAAAACGTTTTGGCGATACCGTGTTAGATATTGCATTAGATGATGTAACTAAAACCTGGAAAGAAGGACTGCTTATGAAGAAGGTGTGTTTTACAGCAAAAACAGATGAAGAGGAGAAAACTTACAAATTTGGAGTTTTTAACACAAAGCACTGGCTAAAAGATATTGAGAAACAAGTTACGGGTTACAAAGATCAATAATCAACCTTAACTGAGTCCAGCCTCCAAGATTGCTTTACAAAAGTGTCTTTTAGCAAAGCACCCTGTTTCACTTTTGATTCTAGAAGTCCAGTCCAACAGATTTGACTCCCACAATCACCAGCATAGCGCATTGGAACTGCGTAGAATTTGCATCCATGACGTTTACATACGTCCTGAAGCATCTCAGACAACCTTTTGTTTGCTGCAACGCCTCCAACGATCATCAATTCTTTTTTTTGTGTAAATGATAGTGCGCGCTCCACAGTCTCACTAATCATCGCAAAAGCAGTTTCTTGGAGAGAATAACATGCATCAATTTTATTTTTTTTTGCCACAGATTTTGTTGCAGACAGTAATCCTGAAAAAGATACGTCATTGCCTTTTACTGAATATGGAAGCGCGACATAGTTGGAAGATGCAGATGCCAATTCCTCGATGTTTTTTCCACATGGAGAAGCAAATCCAATCGATCTTCCAAATTGATCAAGTAGTTGACCCAATGTAATGTCTAAAGTTTCACCAAAAACCCTCCACTGTTTATTAAGAAATGCCAACAGCATGGTATGTCCTCCAGACACTAAAAGTACCAAAGGATTAACAGAACCTGTAAGTAATTTACCCAATTCAATGTGACCAATGGCATGATTTACAGGAAATATTGGGATATGATAAAATGAGGACAAAGATCTTGCCACCACCGCACCTACGCGCAGACAGGGTCCCAATCCAGGACCTGCAGCATAAGAAACAATATCCAAATCCCGGATGGTGACATTTGCCTCTTGAAGACATTCAGATAATACCATAGAGCTATTTTCAACATGGTGACGAGATGCTTCTCTAGGATGAATGCCCTCCCCATCTTTTGGACGA
Coding sequences within it:
- a CDS encoding 4-demethylwyosine synthase TYW1; this encodes MSCSGETVEEEEALIQIRPAITAQLKKAKYGVADHSTVGLCHWTKKSFKHEGSCYKHKFYGISTHRCMEFSPAGMYCENRCVYCWRPMEFYDSMNMDLEQVAEPADILTKLMAERKKLINGFYGDSRNDKQRLDESLLPSHYAISLSGEPTMYPKLPKLIKYLNSLEQTKSVFLVTNGQEPDMIQKLQDEDALPTQLYLSTNAADYESFMKINKPRYDDSWERWNRTLGMLKDLDTRTVLRITLIRDYNDQKESIPAFAEMFRKASPHFIEIKSYMHIGRSTNRLEHENMLEMDEVKQFSNEIVKQSKIFSIMDESLVSRISVLQNNERLIDRFIPTYANTN
- a CDS encoding Kae1-associated serine/threonine protein kinase; translated protein: MKLFKKGAEADLYKTKWKNSRAILKIRKAKNYRDPSLDSRIRKQRTIKESVMISSVKSFGIPTPLIYFVNLKTTSILMQEIPGRPVHDLSESKIIELSKEIGKLVGILHKNGVMHGDLTTSNFILFRSTVFVIDFGLSQNTIKPEDHAVDLRLIKEILNSAHAKIMMSSWKNFLCGYKSVVGNSYHAKITKLVSDIESRGRYAEVV
- the tsaD gene encoding tRNA (adenosine(37)-N6)-threonylcarbamoyltransferase complex transferase subunit TsaD, with translation MLGLGIESTAHTFSCAVIEKAGNKGHILSDIRKIYRPKDGEGIHPREASRHHVENSSMVLSECLQEANVTIRDLDIVSYAAGPGLGPCLRVGAVVARSLSSFYHIPIFPVNHAIGHIELGKLLTGSVNPLVLLVSGGHTMLLAFLNKQWRVFGETLDITLGQLLDQFGRSIGFASPCGKNIEELASASSNYVALPYSVKGNDVSFSGLLSATKSVAKKNKIDACYSLQETAFAMISETVERALSFTQKKELMIVGGVAANKRLSEMLQDVCKRHGCKFYAVPMRYAGDCGSQICWTGLLESKVKQGALLKDTFVKQSWRLDSVKVDY